A single window of Planktothrix serta PCC 8927 DNA harbors:
- a CDS encoding AAA family ATPase codes for MINQDYIIGSIISLICWALGALILILRPLEWALSSIFNLLLYSNKLKGIYFIKVTPIPIINLAKKIKKWLLHDWETGLHNANQLLEYTLQYESVVQGISHALSELPQEHIIFRTSQLTNYPYDWTVIQLIFKKLNHLAEQNNVNKNILIQDTLNNYLVASNATKGFWYLHESAVVGDNGISLEINFIEESVKAFTQIRSLPYGEELYILAQTLAAFANAGELAVVTLLRLPAIPQEPILRTSTWEVINSLHQVVQVFREIQSKVSYAVRLSALKRALIELDSVQGKVDLLPEAERFLIKYIVSTWQDSLKRVNTQLEKFSINAPVENPYIIGDPVQGRSFVKRQDILKKIEEVWVSNKQLQSIVLYGHRRMGKTSILQNVSTCLDEKVKLAYVNLLTVGNSIQGVGEVLMAIADSLSDTLQIPPPDDESLINLPYRTFERYLKQIETQLGDTGLIIALDEFEQIEELIKSDRIPKDFMGVLRGMVQMSPKIAFALAGLHTLEEMTEDYFNPFFASIIPIRVSFLERATCRYLLANPSEDFPLDYKPDALDYIYDLTAGQPYLVQLIGFLLVRRYNDQVFELGNNRDPMFTIADVDGIINQPEFYQNGRYYFTGVWQQAGEGSLGQQNIIKAIAPHPTGLDFNTLQTVTNLDSNSLQNALDTLSRHDVIIETDNHWRIIVELFRRWVINSVKLNLLT; via the coding sequence TTGATTAACCAAGATTATATTATAGGAAGTATAATAAGTCTTATATGTTGGGCTTTAGGTGCTTTGATTTTAATTCTTCGTCCCTTAGAATGGGCATTGTCTAGCATCTTTAATTTATTGTTATATAGTAATAAATTAAAGGGTATTTATTTTATTAAAGTCACACCAATTCCTATTATAAATCTTGCCAAAAAGATTAAAAAATGGTTGTTACACGATTGGGAAACAGGCTTACATAATGCTAATCAACTTTTAGAATATACACTTCAGTATGAATCTGTGGTTCAAGGAATTAGCCATGCTCTTTCTGAACTACCTCAAGAGCATATTATTTTTCGTACTAGCCAATTAACTAATTATCCTTATGATTGGACAGTAATTCAATTAATTTTTAAAAAATTAAATCACTTGGCAGAACAAAATAATGTAAATAAAAATATTTTAATACAAGATACTTTAAATAATTATCTTGTTGCTTCAAATGCAACGAAGGGGTTTTGGTACTTACATGAATCGGCAGTAGTTGGAGACAATGGTATATCTTTAGAAATAAACTTTATAGAAGAATCAGTAAAGGCTTTTACTCAAATTCGTTCTCTACCTTATGGAGAAGAACTATATATTTTAGCTCAAACCTTAGCAGCTTTTGCTAATGCCGGAGAATTAGCTGTTGTTACTCTTTTAAGATTACCTGCTATTCCTCAAGAACCTATTCTTAGAACATCAACTTGGGAAGTCATTAACTCTTTACATCAAGTAGTTCAAGTTTTTCGAGAGATTCAATCTAAAGTGTCTTATGCTGTTAGATTATCAGCATTAAAACGAGCCTTAATAGAACTTGATAGTGTTCAAGGAAAAGTTGATTTATTGCCTGAAGCAGAACGATTTTTAATTAAATATATTGTTAGTACATGGCAAGATTCCTTAAAAAGAGTTAATACACAGTTAGAAAAATTTTCTATTAATGCTCCTGTTGAAAATCCTTATATAATAGGTGATCCAGTACAGGGCAGAAGTTTTGTAAAACGTCAGGATATTTTAAAAAAAATTGAGGAGGTGTGGGTATCAAATAAACAACTTCAGTCTATAGTTTTATATGGACACAGACGCATGGGAAAAACATCAATTTTGCAGAATGTTTCAACCTGCTTAGATGAAAAAGTTAAACTCGCTTATGTTAACTTACTAACGGTTGGTAATAGTATTCAAGGAGTCGGTGAAGTATTAATGGCGATCGCAGATTCCCTCTCAGACACCCTGCAAATTCCACCCCCCGATGATGAAAGCTTAATCAATCTTCCCTATCGCACCTTTGAACGGTATTTAAAACAAATTGAAACCCAATTAGGCGATACTGGATTAATTATTGCCCTTGATGAATTTGAACAAATCGAAGAATTAATAAAAAGTGATCGCATTCCTAAAGACTTTATGGGCGTATTGCGGGGAATGGTGCAAATGAGTCCTAAAATTGCCTTTGCTTTAGCCGGACTCCACACCCTGGAAGAAATGACCGAAGACTATTTTAACCCGTTTTTTGCCAGTATTATTCCCATCCGCGTTAGCTTTTTAGAACGGGCAACCTGTCGCTATCTTCTCGCTAACCCCAGTGAAGATTTCCCCCTCGATTATAAACCCGATGCGCTTGATTATATCTATGATTTAACTGCCGGACAACCCTATCTCGTTCAACTCATTGGTTTTCTGTTAGTTCGTCGCTATAATGATCAAGTCTTTGAACTCGGAAATAACCGAGATCCCATGTTTACCATTGCTGATGTTGATGGGATTATTAATCAACCCGAATTCTATCAGAATGGACGTTATTATTTTACAGGGGTTTGGCAACAAGCGGGGGAAGGTTCACTAGGTCAACAAAATATTATAAAAGCGATCGCACCTCACCCCACCGGACTCGATTTTAATACCCTACAAACGGTTACAAATTTAGATTCCAATTCCCTACAAAATGCCCTCGATACCCTTTCTCGTCATGATGTTATTATAGAAACCGATAACCATTGGCGGATCATTGTGGAACTGTTTCGCCGTTGGGTCATTAATAGTGTTAAACTAAACCTATTGACTTAG
- a CDS encoding AAA family ATPase → MRIQQDQMDSISQEESAKFEQTLANLPARRREILLKLLVGETDDQISESLAIHPGTVRKQISNLCDDFGLKDVEGERRPKRADLITLVAKCKPELLGSNTVAIKNPIVQPEQNLSTSLPNPFVPINGFINNPQLFFGREKEIKRIFETLNSGSSVAIIGERQIGKSSLLMEISRQAKTLLLQPREPIYLNLQDIHDDDDFYQFLCDSVGIDFCKGYRLSRNLQNHRLLLIIDELEKMTWDGFTNNIRGQLRGLAEGMNAPLRLVVAACTSLDQLFPDSQDIGMTSPFTGICIEYKLEKWDEKTIREFIASRLNFPLLTPDSKNITFSEDQIKQLINDSEGHPQKLMVLCNQTFNCYLEKLS, encoded by the coding sequence ATGCGTATTCAACAAGATCAGATGGATTCTATAAGTCAAGAGGAGTCTGCTAAATTTGAGCAGACATTAGCTAACCTACCTGCGCGAAGGAGAGAGATCCTGCTGAAGTTGTTGGTAGGAGAGACAGATGATCAAATTTCAGAGTCATTGGCGATTCACCCAGGAACAGTCAGAAAGCAGATTTCAAACCTATGTGATGACTTTGGCTTAAAGGATGTTGAAGGTGAACGACGTCCTAAACGTGCTGACTTGATTACTCTGGTGGCTAAATGCAAACCAGAACTATTAGGATCAAACACAGTAGCAATAAAAAACCCTATTGTTCAGCCAGAACAAAATTTATCTACCAGTTTGCCTAATCCATTCGTTCCAATAAACGGATTTATCAATAATCCTCAACTATTTTTTGGTAGAGAGAAAGAAATTAAAAGGATATTTGAAACTCTCAATAGTGGGAGTAGTGTTGCCATAATTGGAGAACGACAAATTGGCAAATCTTCGCTATTAATGGAAATTAGCCGACAAGCCAAAACCCTATTGTTACAACCCCGTGAACCAATTTATCTGAATTTACAAGATATTCATGACGATGACGACTTTTATCAATTCTTGTGTGACTCTGTAGGAATTGATTTTTGTAAAGGTTATCGTCTCTCTCGAAATTTACAAAATCATCGATTATTGTTAATTATTGATGAATTGGAAAAAATGACCTGGGATGGTTTTACCAATAATATTCGGGGACAACTGCGAGGATTAGCAGAAGGAATGAATGCACCTTTACGCCTAGTTGTTGCAGCTTGCACCTCTTTAGATCAATTATTTCCCGATAGTCAAGATATTGGGATGACTTCTCCCTTTACTGGAATTTGTATTGAGTATAAATTAGAAAAATGGGATGAAAAAACTATTAGGGAGTTTATTGCTAGTCGTCTTAATTTCCCTTTATTAACACCAGACTCTAAAAATATAACTTTTAGTGAGGATCAAATCAAGCAATTAATTAATGACAGTGAGGGTCATCCTCAAAAATTAATGGTGTTATGTAATCAAACCTTTAACTGTTACTTGGAGAAATTATCATGA
- a CDS encoding type II toxin-antitoxin system Phd/YefM family antitoxin → MYHVTGEYAKNNFSEVLEKASTEPGGVVIVQENKSFILISQEELESWIETAELLQDKTLIADIEASHQEYHQGKVFTMDQLLD, encoded by the coding sequence ATGTATCATGTTACAGGAGAATATGCTAAAAACAACTTCAGTGAAGTTTTAGAAAAAGCCAGTACCGAACCCGGAGGAGTTGTTATTGTTCAGGAAAATAAAAGTTTTATTCTCATCAGCCAAGAAGAATTAGAAAGCTGGATAGAAACCGCCGAACTCCTTCAAGATAAAACTTTAATTGCTGATATTGAAGCCTCTCATCAAGAATATCATCAGGGGAAAGTTTTCACAATGGATCAACTTCTGGATTAA
- a CDS encoding type II toxin-antitoxin system HicB family antitoxin → MLKNIEVRLEIFQEGDFYVAVCPDLDVSSFGETLEEAKQSVQEALEAFFEECEIMGTLSIVLEEAGFMQQN, encoded by the coding sequence ATGCTAAAAAACATTGAAGTTCGGCTAGAAATATTTCAAGAAGGTGATTTTTATGTAGCCGTTTGTCCTGATTTAGATGTTTCTAGTTTTGGTGAAACCCTGGAAGAAGCAAAACAATCTGTTCAAGAAGCATTAGAAGCTTTTTTTGAAGAATGCGAAATAATGGGAACATTAAGCATTGTTTTGGAAGAAGCGGGTTTTATGCAACAGAATTGA
- a CDS encoding alpha/beta hydrolase produces the protein MLNTILIILFKLGLIVLAVGAIAYFCACLFLFLRQTRFIFFPSRLISMTPDDVGLAYEDIELKIPIPSGKVETVHCWWVPAKFNSEKVIIDLHGNRNTIGANVGYAEQFHQMGLSVLLVEYRGYGRSTDRFPSEKTVYEDVEAAWNYLVNERQINPNNIYIFGHSLGGAIAINLALNHPKIAGLIIESSFTNIREMIDYKKKYWMFPINLILTQKFDSIAKIPALKMPILFTHGMDDELIPSTMSEALFTAATEPKQLLIVPGAGHNNVRQVGGEQYWQTVEKFLT, from the coding sequence ATGTTGAATACAATTTTAATTATTCTGTTTAAATTAGGATTAATTGTTTTAGCCGTTGGCGCGATCGCTTATTTCTGTGCTTGTTTATTCCTGTTTTTACGACAAACTCGATTTATTTTTTTCCCCTCTCGTTTAATCTCCATGACCCCGGATGATGTGGGTTTAGCCTATGAAGATATTGAGTTAAAAATTCCTATTCCTTCAGGAAAAGTAGAAACGGTGCATTGTTGGTGGGTTCCTGCTAAATTCAATTCTGAAAAAGTGATTATTGATTTACATGGAAACCGCAATACTATCGGGGCAAATGTGGGCTATGCTGAACAATTTCACCAAATGGGGCTATCGGTTTTATTAGTTGAATATCGGGGCTATGGACGCAGTACAGACCGTTTTCCCTCAGAAAAAACCGTTTATGAAGATGTAGAAGCAGCTTGGAATTATTTAGTTAATGAACGCCAAATTAATCCTAATAATATTTATATCTTTGGTCATTCATTGGGAGGTGCGATCGCTATTAATTTAGCCTTAAACCATCCTAAAATTGCTGGATTAATTATCGAAAGTTCCTTTACTAATATTCGAGAAATGATCGATTATAAAAAGAAATATTGGATGTTTCCAATTAATTTAATTTTAACTCAAAAATTTGATTCTATCGCTAAAATTCCCGCTTTAAAAATGCCAATATTATTCACGCATGGAATGGACGATGAGTTAATTCCTTCGACGATGAGTGAAGCTTTATTTACCGCAGCAACGGAACCTAAACAGCTTTTAATTGTTCCGGGTGCAGGTCATAATAATGTTAGACAGGTAGGAGGAGAACAATATTGGCAAACCGTCGAAAAATTTTTAACTTGA
- a CDS encoding dynamin family protein, whose translation MDSEFPKPNVKDLQSDVIELLKDIGALMSRASCALTSDPMGQKYGEFQKDVNQAIQNVTKLELRMAVVAPMKAGKSTITNAVVGQDILPSRNAAMTTLPTEIVLNSQLTKPILTLSPEILSVFKETFSTLQQIIQELGSERMQKKIDQYPHLMELSQNIAAGNWEILITPKISGRDNIVKTLTGLNDIVRLCSLINPNSDPLRKLVDVPCIETPFWRSKNSENSEQLGNLVIIDTPGPNEAGENLKLRGVVEKELSKSSIVLIVLDFTQLKTDAAEKVKKDVQKVINLRRKENLYVLINKVDQRRDGDMTPEQVRQFVAAELSIGSEEDKDRVFEIAARRAFVAASFIQELEQNADLEPIKMQTSRALAQEVYGIDWEEDLEDATIEALSKKAQRLWKKSGFDPFLEQAIKALVDRAAPRCMDSALTLIKNHLVTLGDEMSLRKNAIPQKRQKLQREVEALESDLQSLENCRSRLQQVDTTKVQLNQRLQEILEELKKVARVSLENYFEQQEFERGNPLEKISMVVKTVGQNFLKTLLQIEPFSNRLPPQIKSGVEFKSQKEEFEFETEDQAEQFANLATAYARERADTLLAGGRQEINDEVDKARTGLTQFLEKETTPIIERACERLKEAFNVNLSLPKLSLDDDGVKLVEPRVKASTREIDQGYEQKTIKKRSFRHWLWLIPYDETIRVKKPVKKENYYIVSLKDQIIEINRSIEAGIDAMNQDINKYLDEDFKDWFDQYFDKLEDYLGNYKDTLKQAQADQNLNLEKQEKLKEDLESLLGEAKKYIEKVDESLDRTNQLKF comes from the coding sequence ATGGACTCCGAATTCCCAAAACCCAACGTTAAAGACTTACAAAGCGATGTGATTGAGTTATTAAAGGATATTGGTGCTTTGATGAGTCGTGCGAGTTGTGCCTTAACTTCTGATCCAATGGGTCAAAAGTATGGAGAGTTTCAGAAAGACGTTAATCAAGCGATCCAAAATGTGACAAAACTAGAATTAAGAATGGCGGTTGTTGCACCGATGAAAGCTGGTAAATCTACCATTACAAATGCTGTTGTTGGTCAAGATATTTTACCGAGTCGTAATGCTGCGATGACAACTCTACCGACGGAAATTGTTTTAAATTCGCAGTTAACAAAACCCATCCTAACTTTAAGTCCTGAGATTTTATCGGTATTCAAAGAAACCTTTTCAACCCTCCAGCAAATAATACAGGAATTAGGGTCAGAAAGAATGCAGAAGAAGATAGACCAGTACCCCCATTTAATGGAATTATCTCAAAATATTGCAGCCGGGAATTGGGAAATTCTGATTACTCCTAAAATATCGGGACGTGACAATATTGTTAAAACTTTGACAGGTCTAAATGATATTGTGCGTTTATGTAGTTTAATTAATCCTAATAGCGATCCCTTAAGAAAACTGGTTGATGTCCCTTGTATTGAAACTCCGTTTTGGCGTTCAAAAAATAGCGAAAACTCAGAACAATTAGGCAATCTTGTAATTATTGATACGCCAGGGCCAAATGAAGCGGGAGAAAACCTTAAATTAAGGGGAGTTGTAGAAAAAGAACTGAGTAAAAGTTCGATTGTATTAATTGTTCTGGATTTTACACAGTTAAAAACGGATGCGGCTGAAAAAGTCAAAAAAGATGTGCAGAAAGTTATTAATTTACGGAGGAAAGAAAACCTCTATGTTTTAATTAATAAAGTTGATCAACGTCGAGATGGGGATATGACCCCAGAACAGGTTCGGCAGTTTGTAGCGGCTGAATTAAGTATTGGTTCTGAGGAAGACAAGGATCGAGTGTTTGAAATTGCGGCTCGACGTGCGTTTGTTGCTGCCAGTTTTATTCAAGAATTGGAACAAAACGCTGATTTAGAACCGATTAAAATGCAAACTTCAAGAGCTTTAGCACAAGAAGTTTATGGGATTGATTGGGAAGAAGATCTTGAGGATGCAACAATTGAAGCATTATCTAAAAAGGCACAACGATTATGGAAAAAATCAGGTTTTGATCCATTTTTAGAACAAGCAATTAAGGCATTGGTAGATCGGGCTGCACCTCGATGTATGGATTCAGCTTTAACACTGATTAAAAATCACCTGGTCACACTTGGAGATGAGATGAGTCTTCGTAAGAATGCGATCCCTCAGAAGCGACAAAAGCTACAACGGGAAGTTGAAGCTTTAGAGTCTGATCTTCAGAGTCTTGAAAATTGCCGGAGCCGTTTACAACAGGTAGATACTACCAAAGTTCAACTAAATCAAAGGCTTCAAGAAATTCTTGAAGAACTTAAAAAAGTGGCTAGAGTTAGCTTAGAAAATTATTTTGAACAACAAGAATTCGAGAGAGGAAACCCGCTTGAAAAAATCAGTATGGTAGTGAAAACTGTAGGTCAAAATTTTTTGAAAACTTTACTCCAGATTGAACCGTTTTCTAATAGACTTCCTCCGCAGATTAAATCAGGAGTAGAATTCAAAAGCCAAAAAGAGGAATTTGAATTTGAAACAGAAGATCAAGCCGAACAGTTTGCAAATTTAGCCACAGCCTATGCTAGAGAACGAGCCGATACCTTACTAGCAGGGGGTCGTCAAGAAATTAACGATGAAGTTGACAAAGCACGAACAGGCTTAACCCAATTCTTAGAAAAGGAAACAACACCGATTATTGAACGAGCGTGTGAGCGACTTAAGGAAGCATTCAACGTTAATTTATCCCTACCAAAACTCTCTTTAGATGATGATGGGGTTAAGTTAGTTGAGCCTCGTGTTAAAGCTTCAACTCGTGAAATTGATCAGGGTTATGAACAAAAAACTATTAAGAAACGTTCTTTCCGGCATTGGTTGTGGCTGATTCCCTATGATGAAACTATCAGAGTTAAAAAGCCAGTTAAAAAAGAAAATTACTATATTGTTTCTCTGAAGGATCAGATCATTGAGATAAACCGATCCATAGAAGCCGGAATTGATGCCATGAATCAAGATATTAATAAGTATCTTGATGAAGACTTTAAGGATTGGTTTGATCAATATTTTGACAAACTTGAAGATTATCTTGGTAATTATAAAGATACCTTAAAACAAGCACAAGCTGATCAAAACTTGAATTTAGAAAAGCAGGAAAAATTAAAAGAAGATCTGGAATCTTTACTAGGAGAAGCCAAGAAATATATTGAGAAAGTAGACGAATCTCTTGACCGCACAAACCAGTTAAAATTTTAA
- a CDS encoding M15 family metallopeptidase: MKPYQQITIQDCGEPLVAIPLEKFAVEFPHAYQKLGAPYHLSSVDSPYYLRQSVLDRLLIAQLQLQENHPHWKILIFDAYRPVEVQQFMVDYSFEQLLKQRGITQQSLSAEQHQSILTEVYQFWAAPSLDPATPPPHSTGAAVDITLVDQTGTLLNMGSEIDEISPRSYPNYFENSSDLIEQSHHQNRQILFQVMKTAGFQQHPNEWWHFSWGDQLWAWLTNQQNPEENAIAKYGRYSS, translated from the coding sequence ATGAAACCTTATCAACAAATTACCATTCAAGACTGCGGTGAACCTTTGGTTGCTATTCCTTTAGAAAAATTTGCGGTAGAATTTCCCCATGCTTATCAAAAATTAGGTGCGCCTTATCATCTTTCTTCGGTAGACTCTCCCTATTATTTAAGACAAAGTGTTTTAGACCGTTTACTAATAGCACAATTGCAATTACAGGAAAATCATCCTCACTGGAAAATTTTGATTTTTGATGCCTATCGTCCCGTAGAAGTGCAACAATTTATGGTGGATTATTCCTTTGAACAGCTATTAAAACAACGAGGAATAACTCAACAATCTCTTTCCGCAGAACAACATCAATCTATATTAACAGAAGTCTATCAATTTTGGGCAGCACCCAGTTTAGATCCGGCCACACCACCGCCTCATAGTACAGGTGCGGCTGTGGATATTACTTTAGTTGATCAAACGGGAACATTACTGAATATGGGGTCAGAAATTGATGAAATTTCTCCTCGATCTTACCCTAACTATTTTGAAAATAGTTCTGATCTAATTGAGCAAAGTCATCATCAAAATCGTCAAATTTTATTCCAAGTTATGAAAACCGCAGGATTTCAACAACATCCGAATGAATGGTGGCATTTTTCCTGGGGTGATCAACTTTGGGCTTGGTTAACAAATCAACAAAATCCAGAGGAAAATGCGATCGCAAAATACGGTCGATATTCCTCTTAA
- a CDS encoding dynamin family protein: MNTNSLNLQTLTLQKKVVSLLGKISLLMDEASRLTGDHETVLKYERCHQEIIKAAWNVEELRLKMAIAAPMKTGKSTIINAIIGQPLLPSRNAAMTTLPTEILLNAQLSEPVLTLSPQTLSILETTQEKLQQKIKTLAEETLQEKISSYPHLATLVNRISTPSQWHLAEKVFGCKAINQTLTDLNDLIRLCTLILPEIDPLPTLTEFPHIETPFWGSKQQGIGNLLIVDTPGPNEAGEHQLTEVVNQQLENSLIVLMVLDFTQLKTEAAEQVKQDVKKVIEVRGNENLYILINKVDQRRSGDLTPEQLGKFVSAEFGLSEENHDQKLFEISARQGFVAAHFIQETEQVSEIAIANLETAIPLSKEVFGIDWEEELEEKNLEELKTLSHKLWKKSGFPKFLDTAISHLIENAASLCIESALKLSKSSLTEVLKDRNFKNSNIIKTAEELSHQITQVYEVLFVLKIWHNCLQEIDQIVPDINQLIDQDVPEIKSKVKSLFKTYFYDQEYEHSSRMIKLYTRLFQNSTNYFNPLKLGLCNSIHNQFKFKPIGKIQFKTIEEAQGFSKLSKRYIKPEIKRILETQDTKAIQYFIENRNSIIDFLDKNTQLLSERSRTWFNDNMIKILAFPKINLQTAQTFKLIKPGSIKKFKPKREKPNLWYNIWDYINQSSLVKYEVSFQSLDQINTLSIDFSIDQMKHKTSKYIKQRFKTQINELLKSFVDYLLSN; this comes from the coding sequence GTGAATACGAATAGCCTCAATCTTCAAACTCTAACCTTACAGAAAAAAGTTGTTTCTCTGTTAGGGAAAATCAGCTTATTGATGGATGAAGCCAGCCGTTTAACGGGTGATCATGAAACTGTATTAAAATATGAAAGATGCCATCAAGAAATCATTAAAGCTGCCTGGAATGTAGAAGAATTGAGGCTAAAAATGGCGATCGCAGCCCCGATGAAAACAGGTAAATCAACGATTATTAACGCCATTATCGGTCAACCGTTGTTACCGAGTCGGAATGCTGCGATGACCACTTTACCCACAGAAATATTACTCAATGCTCAACTGAGCGAACCCGTTTTAACCCTGAGTCCTCAAACCCTATCCATTCTCGAAACAACTCAAGAAAAATTACAGCAAAAAATCAAAACCTTAGCTGAGGAAACTCTACAGGAAAAAATATCAAGTTATCCCCATTTAGCAACATTAGTTAACCGGATTTCTACACCCTCTCAATGGCATCTTGCTGAAAAAGTATTCGGGTGTAAAGCGATTAATCAAACTCTAACGGATCTGAATGATTTGATCCGCCTTTGTACTCTAATTTTACCCGAAATTGATCCCTTACCCACCTTAACAGAATTTCCCCATATTGAAACACCGTTTTGGGGTTCAAAACAACAAGGAATTGGTAATTTATTAATCGTTGATACTCCTGGGCCCAATGAAGCCGGAGAACATCAATTAACAGAAGTGGTTAATCAACAATTAGAGAATAGTTTAATTGTGTTAATGGTTTTAGATTTTACTCAACTCAAAACCGAAGCCGCCGAACAAGTTAAACAAGATGTTAAGAAAGTTATAGAAGTTAGGGGAAATGAAAATTTATATATTTTAATTAATAAAGTTGATCAACGAAGATCAGGAGATCTCACCCCGGAACAGTTAGGCAAATTTGTATCGGCTGAATTTGGACTCAGTGAAGAAAATCATGATCAAAAATTGTTTGAAATATCAGCTAGACAAGGGTTTGTTGCTGCTCATTTTATCCAAGAAACTGAACAGGTTTCAGAAATTGCGATCGCTAATTTAGAGACAGCAATTCCCTTATCAAAAGAAGTATTTGGCATCGACTGGGAAGAAGAACTTGAAGAAAAAAACCTGGAAGAATTAAAAACTTTGTCACACAAACTCTGGAAAAAATCGGGGTTTCCCAAGTTTTTAGATACCGCGATTAGCCATCTGATTGAAAATGCAGCTTCTCTCTGTATTGAATCTGCACTTAAACTGAGTAAAAGCAGCCTAACAGAAGTTTTAAAAGATAGGAATTTCAAAAATAGCAATATTATCAAAACTGCGGAGGAGTTAAGCCATCAAATTACTCAAGTTTATGAAGTTTTATTTGTACTTAAAATTTGGCATAATTGTTTACAAGAAATTGATCAAATTGTCCCCGATATTAATCAATTGATTGATCAGGATGTTCCTGAAATTAAATCTAAAGTTAAATCCCTATTTAAAACCTATTTTTATGATCAGGAGTATGAACATTCTTCTAGGATGATAAAATTGTATACTCGGTTATTTCAAAATAGCACAAATTATTTTAATCCTCTGAAATTGGGGCTTTGTAATTCTATCCATAATCAGTTTAAATTTAAACCCATCGGTAAAATCCAGTTTAAAACCATTGAAGAAGCTCAAGGTTTTTCAAAATTATCGAAACGCTATATTAAACCTGAGATCAAAAGAATTTTGGAAACCCAAGACACAAAAGCTATTCAATATTTTATTGAAAATAGAAACTCTATCATTGACTTTTTAGATAAAAATACTCAACTCTTGAGTGAAAGATCTCGAACTTGGTTTAATGATAATATGATCAAAATTCTTGCCTTTCCCAAAATCAATTTACAAACGGCTCAAACTTTTAAGTTAATTAAGCCAGGATCGATTAAAAAATTTAAACCCAAGAGGGAAAAACCTAATTTATGGTATAATATATGGGATTATATCAATCAATCTTCTCTCGTCAAGTATGAAGTATCTTTTCAAAGTTTAGATCAAATAAATACCTTATCTATTGATTTTAGTATTGATCAAATGAAGCACAAAACTAGCAAATATATAAAACAGAGGTTTAAAACTCAAATCAATGAGTTGTTGAAATCGTTTGTTGATTACCTATTATCTAATTAA
- a CDS encoding zinc ribbon domain-containing protein, whose amino-acid sequence MLDAGWSNFLSILANKAENTGLLVAQVSTHNTSQDCSNCGEKVPKKLH is encoded by the coding sequence GTGTTGGATGCTGGGTGGTCAAACTTCCTGTCAATACTGGCAAACAAAGCCGAAAATACTGGTTTGCTAGTTGCCCAGGTAAGCACCCATAATACATCACAAGATTGCTCTAATTGTGGCGAGAAAGTCCCAAAAAAGCTGCATTAA
- a CDS encoding Uma2 family endonuclease, with protein sequence MVQILNKTLTLEEFLKLPETKPASEYIDGQIIQKPMPQGKHSKLQGKLVTVINNIAEQQAIALALPELRCTFSGRSIVPDVAVFVWDRIPLDEDGDIANTFNAHPDWTIEILSPDQSTTKVTKKILHCLNSGCQMGWLIVPEEKSIFVYPSGQQPIFLEELDAVIPVPEFISNLTLTLRDIFSWLKLNPS encoded by the coding sequence ATGGTACAAATTCTTAACAAAACATTGACCTTAGAAGAATTTCTGAAGTTACCCGAAACAAAACCCGCTAGTGAATATATCGATGGTCAAATTATCCAGAAACCCATGCCACAAGGAAAACATAGTAAATTACAAGGTAAATTAGTTACAGTCATTAATAATATTGCTGAACAACAAGCGATCGCTTTAGCTTTACCTGAGTTAAGATGTACCTTTAGCGGTCGTTCTATTGTTCCTGATGTAGCGGTTTTTGTGTGGGATAGAATTCCCCTTGATGAAGATGGAGATATTGCTAATACCTTTAATGCTCATCCTGACTGGACAATTGAGATTTTATCCCCAGACCAAAGTACCACTAAAGTCACTAAAAAGATTTTACATTGTTTAAATTCGGGTTGTCAGATGGGATGGTTAATTGTTCCAGAGGAAAAGTCTATTTTTGTTTATCCTTCAGGACAACAACCGATATTTTTAGAGGAACTTGATGCTGTAATTCCGGTTCCTGAATTTATCTCTAATTTAACTTTAACCTTAAGGGATATCTTCAGTTGGTTAAAACTGAATCCGAGTTAA